The Caulifigura coniformis genome includes a region encoding these proteins:
- the treY gene encoding malto-oligosyltrehalose synthase: protein MTLEPTKGDNARSEAELIDAVVLKVRERLGRQDRILATYRLQFTGANFRFSQARVIADYLAKLGVSHVYSSPVLKSGAGSTHGYDVVDHTRLNDELGTDEEYAEYVQALKTNGLGQILDIVPNHMSVAADANRWWRDVLANGPASAYAHYFDIDWRPVKRELRNRVLLPVLGELYGKMLEAGQLPIVFDNGRFYVQVYERRLPLEIRTWVQVLEPGIDALTEKLGAESLPLLELQSILRGLQYLPSCEETLPEKIEERRREQVVLQARLQRVVEESPEIRLFIEENVATINGDPGKPESFDLLDRLLESQVYRLVLWKAGSDELNYRRFFDVTELAAVCTEHLDVFDATHRLPFEMLLRGDVNGFRIDHVDGLFDPTEYLWRLQWTLLRLIVRRQFEQAEAGDSESLARLEHAVLLRLRGDLGGPDPAGLFGLSTESRGEDHGAGPHSTKAKPLFVVVEKILGADEPLPPHWPVEGTTGYDFLNHLNGLFVDAEGLHKIERSWMRYIDQEEDLRDIIYHTKRLILSAAMQSEVALLAHRLDRLSNRHRITRDYTLQSIRSAIREIIASFAVYRSYIRRGVVSERDRRVVQLAAAQARRRNPAVDESVIQFVRDVLLLEQPPVLDERGIEERDFFIGRFQQVSSPVMAKGVEDTAFYRFVPLVSLEEVGGEPAHAVQSVSEFHRQNVARRQEWPNTMLATSTHDTKRSEDVRARINVLSEIPGEWQKAVSRWSRVNKKFHRDVDGQPAPSRNDEWLFYQSLLGAWPVTPPGEEELAALVDRLQRYMQKATREAKLNTSWISPNAAYDDAVQAFVAEVLDSSNARFLGDFAAFHESVIDSGLYNSASQVALKLAAPGIPDVYQGQELWDFSLVDPDNRRPVDYELRRQLLGEVQATSGDGTARLALCRALARGPRDPRLKLLITTTLLTLRSRQPDIFLGGEYIPLAVEGEFAEHVIAFARRARQSPGQSLVVIAPRLIHRLRGTEQRPPCGREFWGETRVVVGDALPVEIVNQFTGARTTVTNGRIPVAEALEDFPVAALTAATLPWQ from the coding sequence ATGACTTTGGAGCCGACGAAGGGAGACAATGCGAGGTCAGAAGCGGAGCTGATTGATGCGGTGGTCCTGAAGGTTCGCGAACGTCTCGGTCGCCAGGATCGGATTCTCGCGACCTACCGGTTGCAGTTCACGGGGGCCAATTTCCGCTTCTCCCAGGCGCGTGTGATTGCCGACTACCTCGCGAAGCTGGGGGTGAGCCATGTCTATTCTTCGCCGGTTCTCAAGTCCGGGGCAGGGAGCACGCACGGATACGACGTCGTCGATCACACGCGCCTGAACGACGAACTCGGAACAGATGAGGAATATGCCGAATACGTCCAGGCGCTGAAGACGAACGGCCTGGGCCAGATTCTGGACATCGTTCCGAACCACATGAGCGTCGCGGCCGACGCGAACCGCTGGTGGCGCGACGTTCTCGCAAACGGACCTGCCTCGGCCTATGCGCACTATTTCGACATCGACTGGCGACCGGTCAAACGGGAGCTGCGAAACCGAGTGCTCCTGCCGGTTCTCGGCGAGCTTTACGGCAAGATGCTGGAAGCGGGGCAACTGCCGATCGTGTTCGACAACGGCCGGTTCTACGTCCAGGTCTACGAACGACGCCTGCCACTGGAGATCCGCACATGGGTGCAGGTTCTCGAGCCGGGGATCGATGCGCTTACGGAGAAGCTGGGAGCCGAATCGCTGCCGCTGCTCGAACTGCAGTCGATTCTCCGCGGGCTGCAGTATCTTCCGTCCTGCGAGGAAACGCTTCCGGAGAAGATTGAGGAACGCCGGCGCGAACAGGTCGTCTTACAGGCACGCCTGCAGCGTGTCGTGGAAGAGTCGCCCGAGATCCGCCTCTTCATCGAAGAAAATGTCGCGACCATCAATGGTGATCCAGGCAAGCCGGAGTCATTCGACCTGCTGGATCGTCTGCTGGAATCGCAGGTTTATCGACTGGTGCTCTGGAAGGCCGGATCGGACGAACTGAACTATCGCCGATTCTTCGACGTCACCGAGCTTGCCGCCGTCTGCACCGAACATCTGGACGTTTTCGACGCGACGCATCGCCTGCCGTTCGAGATGCTTCTGCGAGGCGACGTCAACGGATTCCGCATCGATCATGTCGATGGCCTGTTCGATCCGACGGAATACCTGTGGAGACTTCAGTGGACACTGCTTCGTCTCATCGTCCGGCGCCAGTTTGAGCAGGCCGAGGCCGGCGATTCCGAATCGCTGGCGCGGCTCGAACACGCGGTGCTCCTCAGATTGAGGGGGGACCTGGGCGGGCCCGATCCGGCGGGACTGTTCGGATTGTCGACCGAATCGCGTGGAGAGGATCACGGCGCCGGCCCGCACAGCACGAAAGCGAAGCCGCTGTTCGTCGTCGTGGAGAAAATCCTCGGGGCCGACGAACCATTGCCCCCGCACTGGCCCGTGGAAGGAACGACCGGCTACGACTTCCTGAACCACCTGAACGGACTGTTCGTTGATGCCGAAGGGCTCCACAAGATCGAACGATCCTGGATGAGGTACATCGATCAGGAGGAAGACCTTCGCGACATCATCTACCACACGAAGCGGCTGATCCTGAGCGCCGCCATGCAGAGCGAAGTCGCGTTGCTCGCGCATCGGCTCGATCGACTGTCGAATCGCCACCGCATTACGCGCGATTACACGCTGCAGTCGATCCGTTCCGCGATCCGGGAGATCATCGCCAGCTTCGCTGTCTATCGGTCCTATATCCGCCGGGGAGTCGTTTCCGAGCGTGACCGGCGCGTCGTCCAGCTTGCGGCCGCCCAGGCCCGGCGCCGGAACCCGGCTGTCGATGAATCGGTGATCCAGTTCGTCCGCGACGTACTGCTGCTTGAACAGCCCCCGGTTCTTGATGAACGAGGAATTGAGGAACGCGATTTCTTCATCGGGCGGTTCCAGCAGGTCAGCAGCCCGGTCATGGCGAAGGGGGTCGAAGACACCGCCTTCTACCGCTTCGTGCCGCTGGTGTCTCTCGAAGAGGTGGGGGGCGAGCCGGCCCATGCCGTTCAATCGGTCTCGGAGTTCCACCGGCAGAACGTCGCCCGCCGCCAGGAATGGCCCAACACGATGCTGGCGACATCGACGCACGACACCAAACGCAGTGAAGACGTCCGCGCCCGGATCAACGTGTTGTCGGAGATTCCCGGCGAATGGCAGAAGGCCGTCTCGCGCTGGTCTCGCGTGAACAAGAAGTTCCACCGCGACGTCGACGGCCAGCCGGCCCCCAGCCGCAATGACGAGTGGCTGTTTTATCAGTCGCTGCTTGGGGCGTGGCCGGTGACTCCGCCGGGCGAGGAGGAACTGGCGGCGCTCGTCGATCGACTGCAGCGCTACATGCAGAAGGCGACCCGGGAAGCGAAGCTGAATACCAGCTGGATCAGCCCGAACGCCGCGTACGACGACGCCGTGCAGGCATTTGTCGCCGAAGTGCTCGACTCCTCCAACGCGCGGTTCCTCGGCGACTTCGCGGCGTTCCACGAGTCGGTCATCGACAGCGGACTCTACAATTCCGCCTCTCAGGTCGCGCTCAAACTTGCGGCTCCCGGAATTCCGGATGTCTACCAGGGACAGGAACTCTGGGATTTCAGCCTGGTCGACCCCGACAATCGGCGTCCCGTCGACTACGAGCTGCGGCGACAGTTGCTTGGGGAAGTGCAGGCGACATCCGGCGATGGAACGGCGCGACTGGCCCTTTGCCGGGCCCTTGCCCGCGGGCCCCGAGACCCGCGACTGAAGCTGTTGATCACGACGACACTGCTCACACTTCGAAGCCGGCAGCCCGACATTTTCCTCGGCGGTGAGTACATTCCGCTCGCGGTGGAGGGTGAGTTCGCCGAGCATGTCATCGCGTTTGCAAGGCGGGCCCGGCAGTCCCCCGGGCAGTCGCTCGTCGTGATTGCTCCGCGATTGATTCACCGACTGCGCGGGACGGAGCAGCGCCCTCCGTGCGGCCGGGAGTTCTGGGGTGAAACGCGGGTTGTGGTCGGCGACGCGCTGCCGGTTGAGATTGTCAACCAGTTCACGGGGGCACGTACCACCGTCACCAACGGCCGGATTCCAGTGGCCGAGGCGCTCGAGGATTTTCCTGTCGCGGCATTGACTGCAGCGACTCTTCCGTGGCAATGA
- a CDS encoding amylo-alpha-1,6-glucosidase codes for MLIRTMPWSTDASATHDPLVTREWLVTNGLGGYASGTVAGVATRRYHGLLIAAMPAPLGRMMMLNHLSEQVRLRDGSIVLLGGEERVPELAVHGASYLKEFRLENGLPVWRYQINGTLLEKRLFMPRNQNTVHLNYRVLEGHDILRLKLMPSVHFRSHDAPVNSPLPKTFELRVVDDRFELLAGKELPVLRLTTYGTRTAFTIERRYFHEMLFRIEESRGYESVGDLWSPGYFRFDLAPGMDATVIASTEEWKTILAMEPDEAFLAENVRRERLLSNAPKCARGDVGGELVLAADQFVIRPIGRAEDVARAKATGDEGRTVIAGYHWFTDWGRDTMISLEGLTLSTGRQSEGGYILRTFAQHIRDGLIPNLFPEGQDEGLYHTADATLWFFHALDRYVRVTGDRGTLREILPRLIDIYDHHVGGTRYRIGVDAKDGLLRQGQDGYQLTWMDAKMGDWVVTPRRGKAVEINALWYNAVRLLERWVGEENGTAAAKRYQQLAAQIRESFNLRFWNDDEHGLFDVVDGERGNDASVRPNQLFAISLPNPVLKEDRWKAVVDVAEKKLLTPVGLRSLSPDDKEYKPTYRGDLRTRDAAYHQGTVWGWLIGPFVDSWLKVYPERRAEARSLLNGLMEHLGEACIGSVSEVFDAESPFHPRGCCAQAWSVAEVLRCWVLTDDRCTSEEGPGGT; via the coding sequence ATGCTGATCCGCACGATGCCCTGGTCGACCGACGCGTCGGCGACTCATGACCCGCTCGTGACGCGTGAGTGGCTGGTGACCAACGGGCTCGGGGGATACGCCTCCGGTACTGTCGCCGGGGTCGCAACGCGCCGCTATCACGGCCTGTTGATCGCGGCGATGCCCGCTCCGCTGGGACGGATGATGATGCTGAACCACCTGTCCGAGCAGGTGCGGCTGAGAGACGGGTCAATTGTGCTGCTCGGCGGCGAAGAACGCGTGCCGGAACTGGCGGTGCATGGAGCGAGCTACCTGAAGGAGTTTCGGCTTGAGAACGGCCTGCCGGTCTGGCGGTACCAGATCAACGGCACGCTTCTCGAGAAGCGATTATTCATGCCGCGGAATCAGAACACCGTTCACCTGAACTACCGGGTGCTCGAAGGGCACGACATTCTGCGGCTGAAGTTGATGCCGAGCGTCCATTTCCGGTCGCACGACGCACCGGTCAATTCCCCGCTGCCGAAAACATTCGAACTGCGCGTCGTGGACGATCGCTTCGAGCTGTTGGCCGGAAAAGAACTTCCTGTGCTCAGGCTGACGACCTATGGAACGCGAACGGCGTTCACGATTGAGCGCCGTTATTTCCACGAGATGCTGTTCCGCATCGAGGAGAGCCGCGGGTACGAGTCCGTCGGTGATCTGTGGAGTCCTGGCTACTTCCGGTTCGACCTGGCGCCTGGCATGGATGCCACCGTGATTGCGTCGACCGAGGAATGGAAGACGATCCTGGCCATGGAGCCGGACGAGGCCTTCCTCGCCGAGAACGTCCGACGGGAACGGCTGCTGTCCAATGCGCCGAAGTGCGCGCGGGGCGACGTGGGGGGGGAGCTCGTACTGGCGGCAGACCAGTTCGTCATCCGCCCGATTGGTCGCGCGGAAGATGTTGCGCGTGCGAAGGCGACGGGCGACGAAGGGCGGACCGTGATCGCCGGATACCACTGGTTCACCGACTGGGGACGCGACACGATGATCAGCCTGGAAGGGCTGACGCTGTCGACCGGCCGGCAGTCGGAAGGTGGGTACATCCTGCGGACATTCGCGCAGCACATCCGCGACGGACTGATTCCCAACCTGTTCCCGGAGGGGCAGGACGAAGGCCTGTATCACACGGCCGACGCGACATTGTGGTTCTTCCACGCACTCGATCGCTACGTTCGCGTCACGGGTGATCGCGGCACGCTGCGGGAAATCCTTCCGCGGCTGATCGACATTTATGACCACCACGTCGGGGGGACCCGCTACCGGATCGGCGTCGACGCGAAAGACGGTCTGCTCAGGCAGGGTCAGGATGGCTATCAGCTGACCTGGATGGACGCGAAAATGGGGGACTGGGTCGTGACTCCAAGGCGCGGAAAGGCCGTGGAGATCAACGCCCTCTGGTACAATGCGGTCCGACTTCTCGAACGATGGGTGGGCGAAGAGAACGGGACAGCCGCAGCCAAACGCTATCAGCAACTGGCGGCCCAGATCCGGGAATCGTTCAATCTCCGATTCTGGAACGATGATGAACACGGGCTGTTCGATGTCGTGGATGGAGAGCGGGGAAACGACGCCTCCGTACGGCCGAACCAGCTGTTTGCGATTTCACTGCCGAATCCCGTGCTGAAGGAGGATCGCTGGAAGGCCGTTGTTGATGTTGCGGAGAAGAAGCTCCTGACTCCGGTGGGACTGCGATCGCTTTCGCCGGACGACAAGGAATACAAGCCGACCTATCGCGGCGACCTGAGGACCCGGGATGCGGCCTACCATCAGGGGACAGTCTGGGGGTGGCTGATTGGCCCGTTTGTCGATTCGTGGCTGAAGGTGTATCCGGAGCGTCGCGCGGAAGCGCGGTCGTTGCTCAACGGACTGATGGAGCACCTGGGTGAAGCATGCATCGGCTCGGTGAGCGAAGTCTTCGATGCGGAATCTCCATTTCATCCGCGTGGATGTTGCGCACAGGCTTGGAGTGTCGCGGAGGTGCTGCGATGCTGGGTGCTCACCGATGACCGATGCACGAGCGAGGAAGGACCTGGGGGCACATGA
- the treZ gene encoding malto-oligosyltrehalose trehalohydrolase, which translates to MSHAPRRYPIGAEPNGQGTAFRVWAPNRNCVIVVGTSGGRSFEQRLEREPTGYFSGTVPGVMVGATYRFRLDDDTTLFPDPASRFQPEGPHGPSMVVDPASFQWSDKAWLGAGRQGQVIYEMHVGTFTPEGTWESALQKLPHLKQTGITLVEVMPLADFAGEFGWGYDGVNLFAPTRLYGTPDDFRRFVDRAHELGIGVILDVVYNHFGPDGNYLKAFSDSYFSSKHETDWGEAVNFDGEQSGPVREFVLTNARYWIQEFHLDGLRLDATQNIYDASCSHILKEMTAAARDAAEERSIYIVAENEPQETHHVAAPEQGGFGMDALWNDDLHHSLHVALTGRAEAYYTDYRGAPQEFISAMKWGYLYQGQWYKWQEKRRGHPALQCPPTNFVAYIENHDQVANSGRGQRMAVVSSPAMYRTLTALMLLGPSTPMLFQGQEFGATSHFYYFADHRPELATLVDEGRRKFLAQFPSLATPEMQAQIPRPQDRSTFERSKLDWSEVDRHPEASSFFRDLLTLRRTDPVISAESSNIDGAVLTEEAFLIRFFADDGLDRLLLVNLGVDADLSPVPEPLLAEPAGCRWTLIWSSEDPRYGGEGTPTSQLERNCHLPAHSALLFAARPQEES; encoded by the coding sequence ATGTCCCATGCTCCCCGGCGATACCCCATTGGTGCCGAGCCAAACGGGCAGGGGACGGCCTTTCGGGTCTGGGCGCCCAATCGAAACTGCGTGATCGTCGTCGGGACTTCCGGCGGTCGATCGTTCGAGCAGCGACTCGAGCGTGAACCAACGGGATATTTCTCGGGAACCGTACCTGGCGTGATGGTCGGGGCGACGTATCGGTTCCGTCTGGATGATGACACGACACTTTTCCCGGATCCGGCCTCGCGCTTTCAGCCTGAAGGTCCGCACGGGCCGTCGATGGTGGTGGATCCCGCATCGTTTCAGTGGAGTGACAAGGCCTGGCTCGGCGCGGGGCGGCAGGGGCAGGTGATCTATGAGATGCACGTCGGGACATTTACGCCGGAAGGGACCTGGGAGTCGGCGCTGCAGAAGCTTCCCCATCTGAAGCAGACCGGCATCACTCTGGTGGAGGTGATGCCCCTGGCTGACTTCGCAGGCGAGTTTGGCTGGGGGTACGACGGCGTCAACCTGTTCGCGCCGACGAGGCTTTACGGAACGCCGGACGACTTCCGTCGCTTCGTCGACCGGGCGCACGAACTGGGCATCGGCGTGATTCTCGACGTCGTCTACAACCACTTCGGGCCGGACGGAAACTACCTCAAGGCATTCAGCGATTCGTACTTCTCCAGCAAGCACGAAACCGACTGGGGAGAGGCGGTCAATTTCGATGGCGAGCAGTCAGGGCCGGTGCGGGAGTTCGTTCTGACGAATGCGCGGTACTGGATCCAGGAGTTTCACCTTGACGGCCTGCGGCTGGATGCAACGCAGAACATCTACGACGCGTCGTGTTCGCACATTCTGAAAGAGATGACCGCCGCGGCGCGCGACGCCGCTGAGGAAAGGAGCATCTACATTGTCGCGGAGAACGAGCCGCAGGAAACGCATCACGTGGCCGCGCCGGAGCAGGGAGGCTTCGGCATGGACGCGCTGTGGAATGACGACCTGCATCATTCGCTGCACGTGGCGCTGACCGGGCGGGCGGAGGCGTATTACACCGACTACCGCGGCGCTCCGCAGGAATTCATCTCTGCGATGAAGTGGGGCTATCTGTATCAGGGACAGTGGTACAAGTGGCAGGAAAAACGCCGTGGTCATCCAGCGCTGCAATGCCCGCCGACAAACTTCGTGGCGTACATTGAAAACCACGACCAGGTCGCGAACTCTGGCCGCGGGCAGCGGATGGCCGTGGTTTCCTCGCCGGCGATGTATCGCACGTTGACGGCGCTCATGCTGCTGGGACCTTCCACTCCGATGCTCTTCCAGGGCCAGGAATTCGGAGCCACGAGTCACTTCTACTACTTCGCCGATCATCGTCCCGAGCTGGCGACGCTGGTCGACGAGGGACGCCGCAAATTCCTGGCGCAGTTTCCGAGCCTGGCGACGCCGGAGATGCAGGCGCAGATTCCCCGGCCGCAGGACCGTTCGACGTTCGAGCGCTCGAAGCTCGACTGGTCGGAAGTCGACAGGCATCCGGAGGCCTCGAGCTTCTTCCGTGACCTGCTGACCCTGCGACGGACCGATCCGGTCATCTCGGCCGAGTCGTCGAATATCGACGGCGCTGTGCTCACTGAGGAGGCGTTCCTGATCCGATTCTTCGCTGACGACGGCCTGGACCGGCTGCTGCTCGTCAACCTGGGTGTTGACGCCGACCTTTCCCCGGTTCCCGAACCTTTGCTCGCGGAACCGGCCGGCTGTCGCTGGACGCTGATCTGGTCGAGCGAAGACCCGCGATACGGAGGTGAGGGGACGCCAACCTCTCAACTTGAACGCAACTGCCATCTCCCCGCGCACTCGGCGCTCCTGTTTGCAGCGCGGCCTCAGGAGGAGTCTTGA
- the metX gene encoding homoserine O-acetyltransferase MetX — translation MSSAAATPVQPESGEPNGYVQRQSATLFEPPRPLLLKCGQEFGPITVAYQTYGELSPRKDNAVFICHALTGDSHVAGRRHPEDRKPGWWDGFVGPGKGIDTDRFFVICANVLGGCQGTTGPNSTDPAVGKPYGPEFPFLTVSDIVRTHQALVASLGISKLLAIVGGSLGGMQVLEWAAHAPDSIASAIVLASGARLSAQGIAFNAVGRRAIVADPAFNGGNFYEQADRPKFGLALARMIAHITYLSEQAIERKFGRRLQHTEELRYQINDDTEFQIESYLNYQGKRFVERFDANSYLRLTRAMDYFDLERDYGPMSQSLAKTAARFLVVSYNTDWLFPTEQSRAIVRALVQAGRHVSYTELNSPHGHDAFLVESELPMLAKLVAPFLDRCYFDLPKGAARA, via the coding sequence ATGAGCTCTGCTGCCGCAACACCTGTTCAACCAGAGTCCGGGGAGCCGAACGGCTATGTCCAGCGGCAATCCGCAACCCTCTTTGAGCCGCCGCGCCCCCTGCTGCTGAAGTGCGGTCAGGAATTCGGGCCGATTACGGTGGCCTACCAGACGTACGGTGAACTGAGTCCGCGGAAAGACAACGCGGTGTTCATTTGCCACGCCCTGACCGGGGATTCCCATGTGGCGGGTCGACGACATCCGGAAGACCGCAAGCCGGGCTGGTGGGACGGGTTTGTCGGGCCCGGCAAGGGAATTGATACCGACCGCTTTTTCGTGATCTGCGCGAACGTCCTCGGCGGCTGCCAGGGGACGACGGGTCCCAACTCCACCGATCCCGCCGTTGGCAAGCCGTATGGTCCCGAGTTTCCGTTCCTGACGGTGTCGGACATCGTGAGGACGCATCAGGCGCTGGTGGCATCGCTGGGAATCTCGAAGCTGCTGGCGATCGTGGGAGGGAGCCTGGGGGGGATGCAGGTGCTGGAATGGGCGGCCCATGCGCCCGACAGCATCGCCTCGGCCATCGTGCTCGCATCAGGGGCCCGGCTGTCGGCACAGGGGATCGCCTTCAACGCAGTCGGCCGGCGGGCCATCGTGGCCGACCCGGCCTTTAACGGGGGCAACTTCTACGAGCAGGCGGACAGGCCCAAGTTCGGTCTGGCGCTGGCCCGGATGATTGCGCACATCACCTATCTCTCCGAACAGGCGATCGAGAGGAAGTTCGGAAGGCGGCTGCAGCATACGGAAGAACTGCGCTATCAGATCAACGACGACACCGAGTTCCAGATCGAGAGCTACCTCAACTACCAGGGGAAACGCTTCGTCGAGCGGTTCGATGCCAACAGCTATCTGCGGCTGACCCGCGCGATGGATTACTTCGATCTGGAACGGGACTACGGGCCGATGTCGCAGTCGCTCGCGAAGACGGCTGCCCGGTTTCTCGTGGTGTCCTACAACACCGACTGGCTGTTTCCGACGGAGCAAAGCCGGGCGATCGTCCGTGCGCTGGTGCAGGCGGGGCGGCATGTCAGCTACACGGAGCTGAACAGTCCGCACGGACACGACGCGTTCCTGGTCGAGAGTGAACTGCCGATGCTGGCGAAGCTCGTGGCGCCGTTTCTCGATCGGTGCTATTTCGATCTTCCGAAGGGAGCTGCCCGGGCCTGA